In Pseudofrankia saprophytica, one genomic interval encodes:
- a CDS encoding FkbM family methyltransferase has translation MRGRDRVVGWAQGSTDEYAGPLRGRFVNGMLFDVDSSRDGSARELSALRYRPPALAPVFAAVLGPGDCCYDVGANIGVYTLWAAGLVGSSGQVHAFEPVPDTMAVLEAMVRRNGLSQVRLESCAVGATVGEIGMRVYRDASGLAHPVTDIGSADRVASLTTLDAHTERHRPPDLVKIDVEGFEIDVLRGAENLLLARSPALLLEMLPGHLARQGRSQAELVAWLAELGYMIFNLTPQGLATHGQFTSNVLALAPRWERFDRVVATLERMPFPRNQTT, from the coding sequence GTGCGTGGTCGCGACCGCGTCGTCGGGTGGGCCCAGGGGTCGACCGATGAGTACGCCGGCCCGCTTCGCGGCCGGTTCGTCAACGGCATGCTCTTCGACGTCGACAGCTCCCGGGACGGGTCGGCGCGAGAGCTGTCCGCGCTGCGTTACCGTCCGCCAGCGCTGGCCCCGGTGTTCGCCGCCGTGCTCGGGCCCGGTGACTGCTGCTACGACGTCGGCGCGAACATCGGCGTGTACACCCTGTGGGCCGCGGGTCTCGTGGGGTCGTCCGGGCAGGTGCATGCCTTCGAGCCGGTGCCGGACACGATGGCGGTCCTGGAAGCGATGGTCCGGCGCAACGGGCTGTCGCAGGTGCGGCTCGAGTCCTGCGCCGTCGGCGCGACGGTCGGCGAGATCGGCATGCGGGTCTACCGTGACGCCTCTGGCCTCGCTCATCCTGTCACCGACATCGGATCCGCCGACCGCGTCGCGTCTCTCACCACCCTCGACGCCCATACGGAGCGGCACCGGCCCCCTGATCTCGTCAAGATCGATGTCGAGGGCTTCGAGATCGACGTACTGCGTGGCGCCGAGAACCTGCTCCTCGCCCGGTCGCCGGCGCTACTGCTGGAGATGCTGCCCGGGCACCTGGCCCGCCAGGGCCGAAGCCAGGCGGAACTGGTCGCCTGGCTCGCCGAGCTCGGCTACATGATCTTCAACCTGACCCCGCAGGGCCTCGCCACGCATGGCCAGTTCACGTCGAATGTGCTGGCGCTCGCGCCTCGGTGGGAGCGGTTCGACCGTGTCGTCGCGACCCTGGAACGCATGCCGTTCCCGCGGAACCAGACGACGTGA
- a CDS encoding lipopolysaccharide biosynthesis protein has protein sequence MTRAKHRVPKAQRRGGYLASVGVTAVTSVAVSGLGAAGGLILARYLGPSGRGTYAVITSYMLAATTVGECGLTYAICYVVARNRPGARDAVRTGGAMLLGLGILVGAAGIAAAPLVVDDPTVTAFRVAFAAQPVVFGASAWIFALQATRISSWNVTRTLQPVCYSAAVVALAVTDLLTVERAVLCLIGSIGLQAVAAAVLCRQALPGRGRLRRSMGGSLADYGGKTMLSSISYLLNTTLDLLLLAVIVQPAQVGHYAVAVSMAMLPQPVCSAFGNVAMPRLAAGRANLAHGPASGVDRRMVLATVGASFAVGALCIGVLSVAAPLAVHVMLGPDYGPSIWLFWLLAPGAAVLGCNRAMDDVLRGLGRTLAVARCEWTGSALTVALLATLVPTIGVAGAAIASSIAYLVTFVLLLRVALRAVDITARSVPARLHRVTGRGRKDWLAVPSESGRGNA, from the coding sequence GTGACCCGGGCCAAGCACCGCGTACCCAAAGCCCAACGACGCGGCGGATATCTGGCCTCCGTCGGAGTGACGGCAGTGACGAGTGTCGCCGTCAGTGGGCTGGGCGCGGCAGGCGGCCTGATCCTCGCTCGTTACCTGGGGCCGTCCGGGCGGGGCACCTACGCCGTCATCACGTCTTACATGCTGGCCGCCACGACGGTCGGCGAGTGCGGCCTGACCTACGCAATCTGCTACGTGGTGGCACGGAACCGCCCCGGCGCCCGGGACGCCGTCCGCACCGGCGGGGCAATGCTGTTGGGGCTGGGGATCCTCGTCGGCGCGGCGGGTATAGCGGCTGCGCCTCTGGTGGTCGATGACCCCACGGTGACAGCGTTTCGGGTGGCCTTCGCCGCCCAGCCTGTGGTGTTCGGCGCCTCCGCCTGGATATTCGCGCTGCAGGCAACCCGGATCAGCAGTTGGAACGTGACCCGTACGCTCCAACCGGTCTGCTATTCCGCCGCCGTGGTCGCGTTGGCCGTCACCGACCTGCTGACCGTCGAGCGCGCGGTGCTATGTCTCATCGGCTCGATCGGCCTGCAGGCCGTCGCGGCCGCGGTGCTGTGTCGTCAGGCGCTTCCCGGGCGGGGTCGGCTGCGTCGCTCCATGGGCGGGAGTCTGGCCGACTATGGCGGCAAGACGATGCTCTCGTCGATCTCGTATCTGCTCAACACGACTCTGGATCTGCTCCTGCTGGCGGTGATCGTCCAGCCAGCGCAGGTCGGGCACTACGCCGTCGCGGTCTCGATGGCGATGCTTCCTCAGCCCGTGTGCTCCGCTTTCGGCAACGTCGCGATGCCCCGCCTCGCGGCCGGGAGAGCGAACCTCGCGCACGGCCCGGCCTCCGGGGTCGACCGTCGGATGGTGCTGGCCACCGTGGGTGCGAGCTTCGCCGTTGGCGCGTTGTGCATCGGCGTGCTCAGCGTCGCCGCGCCCTTGGCGGTGCACGTGATGCTCGGACCCGACTACGGGCCGAGCATCTGGCTGTTCTGGCTGCTCGCGCCGGGCGCGGCGGTACTCGGCTGCAACCGGGCGATGGATGACGTGTTGCGTGGGCTTGGGCGGACGCTCGCGGTGGCCCGCTGTGAGTGGACCGGCTCGGCCCTGACGGTGGCGCTGCTCGCCACGCTGGTGCCGACGATCGGCGTCGCCGGAGCCGCGATCGCCTCCAGCATCGCCTACCTGGTCACCTTCGTCCTCCTGCTCCGGGTGGCGTTGCGCGCCGTCGACATCACGGCCAGGTCCGTGCCGGCCAGGCTGCATCGGGTCACCGGACGGGGTCGCAAGGACTGGCTCGCCGTCCCCTCCGAATCGGGAAGAGGTAACGCATGA
- a CDS encoding glycosyltransferase family 4 protein, translating into MLATHRINTEAETRARRPRVLLLAPSGGLGGGIERYLGAVEERLRAGGADVHRVDLLGPANSLSLRTRLRFTAAALRTALRSGPFDTVFAGLPNLIPVAAVATPLARARRGLVLFHGTDIWAMRDVDRVILTHHPVLRPMTVSSYSSGALARIGMAPVLRPGIATSWRAALIAAGDRRSTPGAVPTLLSVFRLNDADWVGKGLCELLAALPTVRTHIGPVRLVVAGQGPVLDAVRRAVAGHEDVDLVESPDDATLAELYAAADLFVLCTRTRVQPPRSGEGYGLVLTEAQLAGCPVVGPAYGARDAYVDGLTGATPADESPAALAAVLVDLLSDRARLTQMRQRCAEWSRMTTEPAEHIRNVFRAILGTPPPTPHPRPTQSTQSTQSTQSGQSGQAGSPASQAPVPSPLSIPAIPAQPTPTASRSARPAGSDVRHR; encoded by the coding sequence GTGCTCGCTACGCATCGCATCAATACCGAGGCCGAGACCAGGGCCCGCCGCCCTCGCGTCCTGCTGCTGGCGCCGTCCGGAGGGCTCGGTGGCGGCATCGAGCGCTACCTTGGCGCCGTCGAGGAACGGCTGCGCGCCGGCGGCGCCGACGTTCATCGGGTGGACCTGCTCGGCCCGGCGAACTCTCTCAGTCTGCGGACCCGGTTGCGGTTCACGGCCGCGGCGCTGCGTACCGCCCTGCGGTCCGGCCCGTTCGACACGGTCTTCGCCGGCCTCCCCAATCTCATCCCGGTGGCCGCGGTGGCCACGCCCCTCGCCAGGGCGCGGCGTGGCCTGGTCCTGTTCCACGGAACGGACATCTGGGCGATGAGAGACGTGGACCGGGTGATACTCACCCACCACCCGGTTCTGCGCCCCATGACCGTGAGCTCCTACAGCTCCGGCGCGCTCGCCCGCATCGGCATGGCACCGGTGCTGCGACCCGGCATCGCGACCTCGTGGCGCGCGGCCCTGATCGCCGCCGGTGACCGACGGTCCACGCCGGGCGCCGTCCCCACGCTGCTCAGCGTCTTCCGGCTCAACGACGCCGACTGGGTGGGCAAGGGACTGTGCGAACTGCTCGCGGCGCTGCCGACGGTCCGCACTCACATCGGCCCCGTGCGTCTCGTCGTGGCCGGCCAGGGCCCGGTTCTCGACGCGGTGCGCCGAGCGGTCGCGGGGCATGAGGACGTCGACCTGGTCGAATCGCCGGACGACGCGACGCTGGCCGAACTGTATGCGGCGGCGGACCTGTTCGTGCTGTGCACCCGGACCCGGGTGCAGCCGCCGCGCAGCGGCGAGGGCTACGGACTGGTCCTGACCGAGGCGCAACTCGCCGGATGCCCGGTCGTCGGACCGGCGTACGGTGCGCGTGACGCGTACGTGGACGGCCTCACCGGCGCCACCCCCGCCGACGAGTCCCCGGCGGCGCTCGCCGCGGTGCTGGTGGATCTGCTCTCAGACCGGGCTCGGCTCACCCAGATGCGGCAACGTTGCGCCGAGTGGTCGCGGATGACCACCGAGCCGGCGGAACACATCCGAAACGTGTTCAGAGCCATCCTCGGTACTCCTCCACCCACGCCGCACCCTCGACCGACGCAGTCGACGCAGTCGACGCAGTCGACACAGTCGGGGCAGTCGGGGCAGGCGGGAAGCCCTGCCAGCCAAGCCCCTGTGCCGTCCCCACTGTCCATCCCCGCGATCCCAGCGCAGCCGACTCCTACCGCATCGCGGTCCGCCCGCCCCGCGGGAAGCGACGTCCGGCACCGATGA
- a CDS encoding CgeB family protein yields the protein MKDDGPAPVSGSVRVGVIGPIGGDSFAENILQCLPDVGAHPVALGPAFPQPASRAVAATLEFVRRASDHAVLAYQRGLVAAAERAGINLVVSVDLNLLPATVRELRRRGVRVCLWFPDAVANLERQRMLLGDYDALFFKDPLLARRLSDLLDLPAYYLPEACNPVRHRPPDTAPELPQVVFVGNMYSARARLIGQLLDHGVDVRIYGPAITRWLREPRLVRQHTGRYVAGEEKAAVFRGACAVVNALHPTEMQSVNCRLFEATGCGGTVLCERREALPGLFDEEREVLAFSTFGELLDRIKWCVDDRAAARAVGDAASRRSHAEHTYQHRLTELLEAVL from the coding sequence ATGAAAGACGACGGCCCGGCTCCGGTCAGTGGCTCGGTTCGGGTGGGCGTGATCGGGCCGATCGGTGGCGACAGCTTCGCGGAGAACATCCTGCAGTGCCTGCCGGACGTCGGCGCTCACCCGGTAGCGCTCGGCCCGGCCTTCCCACAGCCCGCCAGCCGCGCCGTCGCGGCCACCCTCGAGTTCGTCCGGCGTGCCTCCGACCACGCCGTCCTCGCGTACCAGCGCGGTCTGGTGGCGGCGGCCGAGCGTGCGGGGATCAACCTGGTGGTCTCGGTCGACCTCAACCTGTTGCCGGCGACGGTGCGCGAGCTGCGCCGACGAGGGGTCCGGGTCTGCCTGTGGTTCCCGGACGCCGTGGCCAACCTCGAACGGCAGCGGATGCTGCTCGGCGACTACGACGCGCTGTTCTTCAAGGACCCGCTCCTCGCCCGCCGGCTGTCCGACCTGCTTGACCTGCCGGCGTACTACCTGCCGGAGGCGTGCAACCCGGTCCGCCACCGGCCACCGGACACCGCGCCGGAACTGCCGCAGGTGGTGTTCGTGGGCAACATGTACAGCGCCCGTGCCCGGCTGATCGGGCAGCTCCTCGACCACGGCGTCGACGTGCGGATCTACGGGCCGGCGATAACCCGCTGGCTTCGGGAGCCTCGGCTGGTCCGGCAGCACACCGGGCGCTACGTGGCCGGTGAGGAGAAAGCGGCCGTGTTCCGCGGGGCCTGTGCCGTCGTCAACGCCCTGCACCCGACGGAGATGCAGAGCGTGAACTGCAGACTGTTCGAGGCGACGGGTTGTGGAGGCACGGTTCTGTGTGAGCGGCGGGAGGCGCTGCCCGGGCTGTTCGACGAGGAGCGCGAGGTTCTCGCGTTCAGCACCTTCGGCGAGCTGCTCGATCGGATCAAATGGTGCGTGGACGACCGGGCGGCGGCGCGCGCCGTCGGCGATGCCGCGTCACGACGGAGCCACGCCGAACACACGTACCAGCATCGGCTCACCGAGTTGCTCGAGGCCGTCCTGTGA
- a CDS encoding polysaccharide biosynthesis protein has translation MTESTASAMDSAGMLTGRRVLVTGGTGSLGQVLVRRILSGEVGIPAKVIVLSRDEAKQHAMRLAYLRQRVTTDETIYRNFDRILEFRLGDVRNYWDVAACVRDADVIVNAAALKQVPACEYFPEQAILTNCSGASNIVRAVAEHGYQVDCVVGVGTDKCCKPVNVMGMTKALQERIFTAANVGVRERSGRSRFVGVRYGNVLASRGSVIPLFLDQIARGGPVTVTVTSMTRFLVTLDEAVDMIFHSIQRGRPGEILVPRTPAATVIDIAHALIGDRDVSVEVVGVRPGEKMHEVMVSEEECHRTRRDGQYYVISPMLPEISEPSLASELAGEYSSADNVVGLAETTALLRRNNLLPPLPTPATGSLGPSVVPDQRTGAGPVAHPAAEAGGPGEHPSTDHLDLLR, from the coding sequence GCGTTCTGGTGACCGGTGGCACCGGGTCGCTGGGACAGGTGCTGGTCCGGCGGATCCTGTCCGGCGAGGTTGGGATACCGGCCAAGGTGATCGTGCTGTCCCGGGACGAAGCCAAACAGCATGCGATGCGGCTGGCCTACCTGCGTCAGCGGGTCACGACCGACGAGACGATCTACCGGAACTTCGACCGGATCCTGGAATTCCGCCTCGGCGACGTCCGGAATTACTGGGATGTCGCCGCGTGCGTGCGCGACGCGGACGTCATCGTGAACGCGGCCGCGCTCAAGCAGGTGCCCGCGTGTGAGTACTTCCCCGAGCAGGCCATCCTGACGAACTGTTCGGGCGCGTCGAACATCGTGCGCGCGGTCGCCGAGCATGGCTACCAGGTGGACTGCGTCGTCGGCGTCGGCACGGACAAGTGCTGCAAACCGGTCAACGTCATGGGCATGACCAAGGCGCTGCAGGAGCGGATCTTCACCGCCGCGAACGTCGGCGTGCGCGAGCGGTCCGGGCGCTCCCGATTCGTCGGCGTGCGTTACGGCAACGTGCTGGCCTCGCGCGGCTCGGTGATCCCGCTGTTCCTCGACCAGATCGCCCGCGGCGGGCCGGTCACGGTCACGGTCACCAGCATGACCCGGTTCCTGGTCACCCTGGACGAAGCCGTCGACATGATCTTCCATTCAATCCAGCGTGGAAGGCCCGGGGAGATCCTCGTACCGCGGACGCCCGCCGCGACCGTCATCGACATCGCACACGCGCTCATCGGTGACCGGGACGTGTCGGTGGAGGTCGTCGGGGTGCGCCCCGGCGAGAAGATGCACGAGGTCATGGTCTCCGAGGAGGAGTGCCACCGGACCCGCCGCGACGGGCAGTACTACGTGATCTCGCCGATGCTGCCCGAGATCAGCGAGCCGTCGCTGGCCAGCGAACTGGCCGGTGAGTACAGCTCGGCGGACAACGTCGTCGGGCTGGCCGAGACCACGGCCCTGCTGCGGCGCAACAACCTGCTACCGCCGCTGCCCACACCGGCCACGGGCTCGCTCGGCCCGAGCGTGGTGCCCGACCAGCGGACCGGCGCCGGCCCCGTGGCTCACCCGGCCGCCGAGGCAGGCGGGCCAGGCGAGCATCCGTCGACCGACCACCTCGACCTGCTGCGGTAG